From a region of the Neodiprion fabricii isolate iyNeoFabr1 chromosome 7, iyNeoFabr1.1, whole genome shotgun sequence genome:
- the LOC124186556 gene encoding rhoGEF domain-containing protein gxcI-like — protein MGGPGAGRATRQELNIVPHHVGHGERVLVIGESPATACRCCPPATTPPPVTALPSPPPLALLHIYGISSSNNNNNNKNNNNNNNNAEATVEETAKAAMSSPPKHRRGFDPNDATANDFRRYRRVKTRQRAIPCPLRSSRECVPRIPPG, from the exons ATGGGTGGGCCGGGCGCCGGGCGGGCGACGAGGCAGGAGTTGAACATCGTGCCACACCACGTCGGCCACGGGGAGCGAGTCCTGGTGATCGGCGAGTCGCCAGCAACCGCGTGCCGCTGCTGCCCCCCGGCGACGACGCCGCCACCGGTGACCGCGTTGCCCTCGCCACCGCCACTGGCATTGCTCCACATATACGggatcagcagcagcaacaacaacaacaacaacaaaaacaacaacaacaataacaacaacgcCGAGGCGACGGTAGAGGAAACGGCCAAGGCGGCCATGTCATCACCCCCCAAGCATCGACGGGGTTTCGATCCCAACGACGCCACGGCCAACGACTTCCGGAGGTACAGACGGGTCAAGACACGACAGAG AGCCATTCCATGTCCTCTGCGATCATCCCGAGAGTGCGTTCCTCGGATCCCACCGGGTTGA